A genomic stretch from Pelagicoccus enzymogenes includes:
- a CDS encoding inositol monophosphatase family protein yields the protein MENTLEGRIAYGKKAVLEQVAYFTAQFGDVASQWKFDGSRVTEADLHLSRVFSERIAAEFPSDQFFSEELEHGTEPIEVKPGYSWLLDPIDGTNNFARSIPNCSISLALLENGNPVYGYVYDHGTRKLVHGGRGHGLWLDEQRVQRKEAELNSQSLIATQTLADETALADDDALRMAFKLRAFGSSAIHMAYTALGWLDGVIAHRVKAWDIAGGMALLAAVGGSTRFFDTEVFPMKTFSSKASGFAHIAGSQELCDSMERAIGKETQYRW from the coding sequence ATGGAAAATACGCTCGAAGGGAGAATTGCGTACGGCAAGAAAGCGGTATTGGAGCAGGTGGCTTACTTTACGGCCCAGTTTGGGGATGTCGCCAGCCAATGGAAGTTCGATGGTTCGCGGGTGACGGAGGCCGACTTGCATTTGTCACGCGTGTTTTCAGAGCGGATCGCAGCGGAGTTCCCAAGCGATCAATTCTTCAGCGAAGAGCTTGAGCATGGGACAGAGCCAATCGAGGTGAAGCCTGGCTACTCTTGGTTGTTGGATCCTATTGACGGGACGAACAATTTCGCTCGCTCCATTCCGAACTGCTCGATCTCTCTCGCTCTCCTTGAAAATGGCAATCCGGTTTATGGATACGTCTACGACCATGGAACGCGCAAGCTCGTGCACGGAGGGAGGGGGCATGGCCTATGGTTGGACGAGCAGCGGGTGCAGCGCAAGGAGGCGGAGCTGAATAGTCAGAGCCTGATCGCTACGCAGACTCTTGCCGACGAAACTGCCTTGGCCGACGACGACGCCTTGCGCATGGCCTTCAAGTTGAGGGCCTTTGGCAGCAGCGCCATCCATATGGCCTACACGGCCCTAGGTTGGCTCGATGGCGTGATCGCCCATCGCGTGAAGGCTTGGGACATTGCTGGAGGGATGGCCCTCTTAGCGGCGGTCGGCGGCAGTACTCGATTTTTCGATACGGAGGTATTTCCCATGAAGACCTTTTCATCGAAAGCCTCGGGCTTCGCCCACATCGCGGGGAGCCAAGAGCTCTGTGATTCGATGGAAAGGGCGATCGGAAAAGAGACGCAGTACCGCTGGTAA
- the xylA gene encoding xylose isomerase, with protein sequence MSIITGDKEYFPGIGEIKFEGRDSDNPLAFKWYNPEQEIGGKSMKELFRFAIAYWHTFCGTGADPFGPGTKVFPWSEGADAVSRAKGKADAAFEFITKIGAPYYCFHDFDLVEEGASFKESEANLSAIVDYLKGKQADSGVKLLWGTANLFSNPRYMNGASTNPDFNTVAYAGAQLKNAIDATIALGGENYVFWGGREGYMTLLNTDMKREKAHFAQMLRLARDYARKNGFKGQFFIEPKPAEPSKHQYDFDSETVIGFLREHDLLDDFKINIEVNHATLAGHTFQHELQVAADAGMLGSIDANRGDYQNGWDTDQFPMNINELVESMLVILKAGGFKGGGVNFDAKTRRNSTDLEDIFIAHIAGMDAFARSALIADKILKESKLPSLLAERYSSFDSGKGAAFEKGELSLEDVYAIGSEGGEPTQISGKQERYEQIINDFLY encoded by the coding sequence ATGAGTATCATTACAGGAGATAAAGAATACTTCCCAGGCATTGGGGAAATTAAGTTCGAAGGTCGCGACAGCGACAATCCGCTCGCCTTCAAGTGGTACAACCCGGAGCAGGAGATCGGCGGCAAGTCCATGAAGGAACTCTTCCGTTTCGCCATCGCTTACTGGCACACTTTCTGTGGCACGGGAGCAGATCCCTTTGGTCCGGGGACCAAGGTCTTCCCTTGGTCCGAAGGGGCTGACGCCGTTAGTCGCGCCAAAGGCAAGGCGGACGCCGCTTTCGAGTTTATCACCAAGATCGGCGCTCCCTACTACTGCTTCCACGACTTCGATCTCGTGGAGGAGGGCGCGAGCTTCAAGGAGTCCGAGGCAAACCTCTCTGCGATCGTAGATTACCTCAAGGGCAAGCAAGCGGACTCTGGCGTGAAGTTGCTTTGGGGCACGGCTAACCTTTTCAGCAACCCGCGCTACATGAACGGGGCCTCAACCAACCCGGACTTCAACACTGTCGCTTACGCCGGCGCGCAGTTGAAGAACGCGATCGACGCAACCATCGCTCTGGGAGGTGAAAACTACGTCTTCTGGGGCGGTCGTGAAGGTTACATGACCCTTCTCAACACTGACATGAAGCGCGAAAAGGCCCACTTCGCACAGATGCTTCGCCTCGCTCGCGACTACGCACGCAAGAATGGCTTCAAGGGACAGTTCTTCATCGAGCCAAAGCCTGCTGAGCCTTCGAAGCACCAGTACGACTTCGATTCCGAGACCGTGATTGGCTTCCTGCGCGAGCACGACTTGCTCGACGACTTCAAGATCAACATCGAAGTGAACCACGCCACGCTCGCGGGCCACACCTTCCAGCACGAGCTGCAAGTCGCAGCTGACGCGGGAATGCTCGGAAGCATCGACGCGAATCGCGGCGACTACCAAAACGGTTGGGACACGGACCAGTTCCCTATGAACATCAACGAGTTGGTCGAATCCATGCTCGTTATCCTGAAGGCAGGTGGCTTCAAGGGTGGAGGCGTAAACTTCGACGCCAAGACACGTCGCAACAGCACTGACTTGGAGGATATCTTCATCGCTCATATCGCCGGTATGGATGCCTTTGCGCGTTCCGCTTTGATCGCCGACAAGATCCTCAAGGAATCCAAGCTGCCAAGCCTGCTGGCAGAGCGCTACAGCAGTTTCGATTCTGGTAAGGGAGCAGCCTTCGAAAAGGGCGAGCTCAGCTTGGAGGACGTCTACGCGATTGGTTCCGAAGGAGGCGAGCCGACTCAGATCAGCGGCAAGCAAGAGCGTTACGAGCAAATCATCAACGACTTCCTGTACTAG
- a CDS encoding xylulokinase, which yields MAYLIGIDVGSSSVKASVLDAESGKCVGTAFAPKEEQVISSPQAGYAEQDPQMWYDNARIAVREAMTAARITGDAIKAIGISYQMHGLVCVDKQQNVLRPAIIWCDSRAVPYGQAAFEAIGGEKCLSHLLNSPGNFTAMKLAWVKENEPELFAKIDKVMLPGDWLSMKLTGEAQTTASGLSEGIFWDFKEDAVCDFLLEQAGFSSDLIPNVVPTFSVQATLTKAAADDFGLAAGTPVSYRAGDQPNNALSLNVLNPGEIAATAGTSGVVYGVTDQVKYDPQSRVNTFAHVNHSKDAPRLGILLCINGTGIFNSWMRRTIGVSSYEEMNELAQSAPIGAEGLVALPFGNGAERVLCNQNLGASFSGLDFNRHGKAHLCRALQEGIVFSFQYGIELMKPLGLEISKIRAGKANMFLSDLFCQTLAGVSGAGIDLYETDGSLGAARGAGYGAGVYGSLPEAFASLRKVGDVEPEASEAYQSAYAAWKRALEQKLS from the coding sequence ATGGCATATTTAATCGGAATCGACGTTGGAAGCTCCTCGGTGAAGGCTTCTGTTCTGGATGCGGAATCTGGCAAATGCGTAGGCACCGCTTTCGCTCCCAAGGAAGAGCAAGTGATCAGTTCGCCGCAGGCTGGCTACGCGGAACAAGATCCGCAAATGTGGTACGACAACGCTCGCATCGCGGTACGAGAAGCAATGACTGCCGCTCGCATCACAGGGGATGCGATCAAGGCGATCGGCATCTCCTACCAGATGCACGGGCTGGTTTGCGTTGACAAGCAGCAGAATGTGCTGCGACCGGCAATCATTTGGTGCGATAGCCGCGCCGTACCGTATGGGCAAGCCGCTTTCGAGGCGATTGGCGGCGAGAAGTGTCTGAGTCACTTGCTGAATTCGCCGGGTAACTTTACCGCGATGAAGCTGGCATGGGTGAAGGAGAACGAGCCGGAGCTGTTCGCCAAAATCGATAAGGTGATGCTGCCGGGAGATTGGCTTTCCATGAAGCTCACCGGGGAAGCCCAGACGACGGCCTCCGGTTTGTCGGAAGGTATTTTCTGGGATTTCAAGGAGGATGCTGTCTGCGACTTTCTCTTGGAGCAGGCCGGTTTCTCTTCCGATCTTATTCCTAACGTTGTGCCCACATTTTCGGTACAAGCTACACTCACCAAGGCGGCTGCGGATGACTTCGGTTTGGCGGCGGGAACTCCGGTTTCCTACCGTGCGGGTGATCAGCCTAATAACGCGCTTTCGCTCAACGTGCTCAATCCAGGTGAAATTGCCGCCACGGCAGGAACTTCTGGGGTCGTTTACGGGGTGACGGATCAAGTAAAGTACGATCCGCAGTCTCGCGTAAACACCTTTGCCCACGTTAACCACAGCAAGGACGCGCCTCGTCTGGGCATCTTGCTTTGTATCAATGGCACGGGCATTTTCAATTCCTGGATGCGTCGCACTATCGGCGTTAGCAGCTACGAGGAAATGAACGAGCTGGCCCAGTCGGCCCCTATCGGCGCGGAGGGGCTTGTAGCCTTGCCATTTGGAAATGGAGCTGAGCGTGTTCTTTGTAACCAGAATCTGGGTGCGTCCTTTTCTGGCTTGGACTTCAATCGTCACGGCAAGGCTCACCTTTGCAGGGCTTTGCAGGAAGGAATCGTATTTTCCTTCCAATATGGCATCGAGCTGATGAAGCCGCTTGGACTTGAGATCTCGAAGATCCGTGCCGGCAAGGCGAACATGTTCTTGAGCGACCTGTTCTGCCAAACGCTAGCTGGCGTAAGCGGAGCAGGTATCGACCTTTACGAGACCGATGGATCCTTGGGCGCTGCTCGAGGCGCTGGATACGGGGCGGGCGTCTACGGAAGCTTGCCCGAGGCGTTTGCGTCCCTGCGCAAAGTGGGCGATGTTGAACCTGAGGCCAGTGAGGCTTACCAATCCGCCTACGCTGCTTGGAAGCGAGCATTGGAGCAAAAACTTTCCTAA
- a CDS encoding AraC family transcriptional regulator yields the protein MSTKEQDLKSGHGIVAVGANYFDNPQHPLTVRRIKAGSHSEITHEHDLTEIRHTHDFCELSLITKGSAMHWLEGAEFPVTTGDVFVLQGHQSHYYYDLQNLEMTNIMFDPELLNLPEARLRKIPGYRALFLLEPLFRKQHRFTSHLHLNRKALAHSERIALELDQELRRKLEGYEAAMFAKFVELVVFLSRLYQDSGSTNAEALLRVAKVIGCIEDDFAKQWKVEDFAAMAHMSRANFMRVFRTATGETPINYLLQLRIQKAMTLLMSTKLSVSEIAFEVGFNDSNYFTRQFKASQNMSPVAYRRSHSNVL from the coding sequence TTGAGCACAAAGGAGCAAGATCTGAAGTCAGGACACGGTATCGTTGCCGTGGGAGCCAACTACTTCGACAACCCGCAACATCCGCTCACCGTTCGACGGATCAAGGCAGGATCGCATAGCGAAATCACCCACGAACACGATCTCACGGAAATTCGGCACACGCACGACTTCTGCGAGCTATCGCTAATCACTAAAGGCAGCGCCATGCATTGGCTTGAGGGAGCCGAATTTCCCGTAACCACAGGCGACGTATTCGTTCTTCAAGGACACCAAAGCCATTACTACTACGACCTGCAGAACCTGGAAATGACGAACATCATGTTCGATCCCGAGCTGCTCAACCTTCCTGAAGCGCGGCTACGAAAAATCCCCGGTTACCGCGCTCTCTTCCTCCTAGAACCACTCTTCCGCAAACAGCACCGATTCACCAGTCACTTGCACCTTAACCGCAAGGCCCTCGCCCACTCTGAGCGAATTGCCTTAGAATTGGACCAAGAGCTCAGACGCAAGCTGGAAGGATATGAGGCCGCGATGTTCGCGAAGTTCGTAGAATTGGTCGTTTTCCTGTCGCGACTTTACCAAGACTCCGGATCGACCAACGCGGAAGCCTTGCTGCGAGTCGCCAAAGTCATCGGCTGCATAGAAGACGACTTTGCCAAGCAATGGAAAGTCGAGGATTTCGCCGCCATGGCGCACATGTCTCGAGCCAATTTCATGCGGGTGTTTCGTACCGCGACCGGCGAGACTCCGATCAACTACCTCCTGCAACTTCGTATCCAGAAGGCGATGACACTTTTGATGAGCACGAAACTTTCCGTTTCCGAAATTGCCTTCGAGGTAGGCTTCAACGACAGCAACTACTTTACGCGACAATTCAAGGCATCCCAAAACATGAGCCCCGTAGCCTACCGGCGATCTCACTCTAACGTGCTCTAG
- a CDS encoding 3-keto-disaccharide hydrolase encodes MKIATNKLLLGVVSVFLLQTSLYSSEWISLFDGKSLEGWKINERPESWKIKEGALVTRGERSHIFYVGDVASHDFKNFVFEAEVMTEPGSNSGIYIHTRFQEEGWPAAGYECQVINSNPAGPAKYVEHKMTGSIYAVRNVWKAPAADREWFKYRIFVAGKTIRTYIDDRLICEYTEPEEPWRPEDKQGRILGSGTFAFQAHDPDSVVRYRNIRVKLLPHDLQTPGQAEKDPELDRLLTSFANSNHALVDIGIATPSLSYAAQQARMSRMLGVTVMDANLLDAPAKLLVVNDRDEVPDVAALKAAKASGCQIVFSSGGATELNRSRFKARLQVMEKAGLSWEDLWVPGK; translated from the coding sequence ATGAAGATAGCTACCAATAAACTGCTGCTCGGAGTTGTATCCGTTTTTCTTTTACAAACATCACTCTATTCTAGCGAGTGGATTTCGCTTTTTGATGGCAAGAGCCTTGAGGGATGGAAGATAAACGAACGACCTGAATCTTGGAAGATAAAGGAAGGGGCTCTGGTAACAAGAGGTGAGCGTTCCCACATCTTTTACGTTGGGGATGTCGCGAGCCACGATTTCAAGAATTTCGTTTTCGAGGCTGAGGTAATGACGGAGCCCGGATCCAACTCAGGCATCTACATCCACACTCGCTTTCAAGAGGAAGGCTGGCCGGCGGCGGGATATGAGTGCCAGGTCATCAACTCGAATCCGGCGGGCCCGGCGAAGTACGTTGAGCACAAGATGACGGGGAGCATCTACGCCGTGCGAAATGTTTGGAAAGCTCCGGCAGCAGATCGTGAGTGGTTCAAGTATCGCATCTTCGTCGCAGGGAAAACCATTCGTACTTACATCGACGATCGTTTGATTTGTGAATACACGGAGCCGGAAGAGCCTTGGAGACCGGAGGACAAGCAAGGCCGCATCTTGGGGTCTGGAACCTTTGCCTTTCAGGCTCACGATCCGGACAGCGTCGTTCGTTACCGGAATATTCGAGTGAAGCTGCTGCCTCATGACCTGCAGACCCCGGGCCAGGCGGAAAAGGACCCCGAGCTGGATCGCCTGCTCACCTCTTTCGCCAACAGCAACCATGCCCTAGTCGACATCGGCATCGCCACCCCGTCTCTGAGCTATGCTGCCCAACAAGCTCGGATGAGCCGCATGCTTGGGGTGACGGTGATGGACGCGAATCTGTTGGACGCTCCAGCCAAGCTGCTCGTAGTGAACGACCGCGATGAAGTTCCTGATGTTGCAGCATTGAAAGCTGCCAAGGCTAGTGGTTGCCAGATCGTTTTCAGTTCCGGTGGAGCCACCGAATTAAATCGTTCGCGATTCAAAGCTCGTTTGCAGGTTATGGAAAAAGCCGGTCTTTCTTGGGAAGATCTTTGGGTGCCGGGAAAGTAG
- a CDS encoding SDR family oxidoreductase: protein MKVLFVGGTGIISSACVALALARSYEVSILNRGNRPSLPTVHSIVCDINDLDTAESILASERWDAVVDFTVFTPEQMENRIRLFAGKVKQYLFISSASAYEKPLRNYLITEETPLVNPFWQYSRDKARCEAILLQASNSGQLPGTVVRPSLTYGDTHVPLVLNSWNQPYTIIDRMRRGAPVVIPGDGTSLWTVTHSSDFAKGLIGLLGNGKALGECFHITSDEVLTWDRIFSLTARAAGVRDLAAVHIASDFITACLPDKVGSLHGDKSVSAVFDNSKIKSFVPGFEATVSFAEGIERSVANMDRDENLRSIDLGHNRIVDQLIAAYRSGLDAARSQFGNP, encoded by the coding sequence ATGAAAGTATTATTCGTTGGTGGCACAGGGATCATAAGCAGCGCTTGCGTCGCGTTAGCCTTGGCTCGGTCATACGAAGTGAGCATCCTGAATCGAGGAAACAGGCCTAGCTTGCCTACTGTCCATTCGATCGTCTGCGATATCAACGATTTGGATACAGCCGAAAGCATCCTTGCGAGCGAACGCTGGGACGCGGTTGTTGACTTCACTGTCTTTACCCCGGAACAGATGGAAAACCGCATTCGCTTGTTTGCGGGAAAGGTGAAGCAATACCTTTTTATTTCCTCTGCGAGCGCGTACGAGAAGCCACTGCGCAACTACCTTATTACGGAGGAGACACCCCTGGTGAACCCGTTTTGGCAATACTCTCGCGACAAGGCGCGATGCGAGGCGATCTTGCTGCAGGCGAGCAATAGCGGCCAGCTGCCTGGGACCGTGGTGCGTCCTTCGCTTACCTACGGAGACACGCATGTCCCCTTGGTTTTGAACAGCTGGAATCAGCCATACACCATCATTGATCGGATGCGCCGCGGCGCTCCTGTCGTTATTCCGGGAGATGGCACCTCTTTGTGGACGGTCACCCATAGCTCAGACTTTGCCAAAGGGCTGATAGGCTTGCTTGGAAATGGAAAGGCGCTTGGGGAGTGTTTTCATATCACTTCGGACGAGGTGCTCACTTGGGACCGGATCTTCAGCCTGACCGCTCGAGCGGCAGGGGTACGTGACCTCGCTGCCGTGCACATCGCGAGCGATTTCATTACGGCCTGCTTGCCTGACAAAGTGGGGAGCTTACATGGCGACAAATCGGTTTCGGCTGTTTTCGACAATTCGAAAATCAAGTCCTTCGTACCCGGCTTCGAAGCAACCGTTTCCTTCGCTGAGGGAATCGAAAGGAGCGTTGCGAATATGGATCGCGACGAGAACCTGAGATCAATCGACCTTGGGCACAACCGGATTGTCGATCAATTGATAGCAGCCTATCGCTCTGGACTCGACGCCGCCCGCTCCCAATTCGGAAACCCTTAA
- a CDS encoding NIPSNAP family protein — translation MPRLLAPLCVALCLALLGACSQQTFEPKDQRLFELRVYHPHEGKLEALHERFREHTLALFEKHGMQHVGYWVTDEDAAKLVYIVAFEDEAERDLAWANFVEDPEWKAAYAESIVDGRLVQKIDSTLMRTTDYSPAILQQVATPTRVFELRTYKASEGRLVHLDQRFRGATMDLFAKHGATNLVYFHPVESSGGAGDTLIYLLAHDSRVAREQMFRDFREDEEWKEVKAASEVAAGGPLTVKGGVKSVMLLPTDYSKIQ, via the coding sequence ATGCCCCGACTACTCGCTCCCCTCTGTGTTGCGCTCTGCCTTGCCCTCCTAGGCGCTTGTTCGCAGCAAACTTTCGAACCTAAGGACCAGCGGCTGTTCGAGCTGCGTGTCTATCACCCTCATGAAGGAAAGTTGGAGGCCTTGCACGAGCGCTTTCGCGAGCACACCTTGGCGCTCTTCGAGAAACACGGCATGCAGCACGTGGGGTATTGGGTAACGGATGAGGACGCAGCCAAGCTGGTGTATATCGTGGCTTTCGAAGACGAGGCGGAGAGGGATCTTGCCTGGGCGAATTTCGTGGAGGATCCGGAATGGAAGGCGGCCTACGCGGAATCGATCGTCGATGGGCGATTGGTGCAAAAGATCGACAGCACTTTGATGCGGACAACGGACTACAGTCCGGCGATCTTGCAGCAGGTCGCGACTCCGACGCGGGTATTTGAATTGCGAACCTATAAGGCAAGCGAGGGAAGGCTCGTCCATTTGGATCAGCGGTTTCGCGGCGCGACGATGGACCTCTTCGCCAAGCACGGCGCCACAAATCTCGTCTATTTTCATCCAGTGGAAAGCTCGGGAGGGGCGGGCGATACTCTGATCTACCTGTTGGCTCACGATTCTCGCGTGGCGCGTGAGCAGATGTTTCGGGACTTCCGCGAGGACGAGGAGTGGAAGGAGGTCAAGGCGGCGTCCGAGGTCGCGGCAGGAGGACCGCTCACGGTAAAAGGGGGTGTGAAAAGCGTCATGTTGTTGCCGACGGACTATTCGAAAATCCAGTAG
- a CDS encoding acyl-CoA thioesterase, whose translation MIEQGIFNHRISMAKSHIDVNRHVNNVVYVQWMQDVAYAHSKAVGYDAKRLDQLGTTWVIRSHFIRYHRPAVEGDQLIVYTWPHEMKRASALRRYKFVRARDHVTVASGESDWVYLNRATGRPELLDDDLRAAFPEVAEKDEP comes from the coding sequence ATGATCGAGCAAGGAATTTTCAACCATCGAATCTCCATGGCCAAGTCGCATATCGACGTAAACCGTCACGTTAACAACGTCGTCTACGTCCAATGGATGCAGGATGTCGCCTACGCCCATTCCAAGGCCGTTGGCTACGACGCGAAGCGCCTTGACCAACTGGGAACCACCTGGGTGATACGCAGCCACTTCATCCGCTACCATCGCCCGGCAGTCGAAGGCGACCAGCTGATCGTCTACACTTGGCCACACGAAATGAAGCGGGCCAGCGCCTTGCGACGCTACAAGTTCGTGCGAGCTCGGGACCACGTCACGGTTGCAAGCGGCGAATCCGACTGGGTGTACCTCAACCGCGCCACCGGAAGGCCCGAGTTGCTGGACGACGATTTGCGAGCAGCCTTCCCTGAAGTTGCAGAAAAGGACGAACCTTAA
- a CDS encoding HugZ family protein — MSAETVEELEWAKEELAKLRRTVRSCQLATVSVRGKPLSSYAPVYVDADGDFFVYVSAMAKHYVHLKKSGRASVSLIEDESLAEELFARKRVTAECVATLVPRDSEEWIQGMEGLERRHGETVGFLRGLLDFDLFRLSPTEGRLVLGFGKAYRVFGHGLSEVAYLGGGGHKSSK, encoded by the coding sequence ATGAGCGCAGAGACAGTCGAAGAGTTGGAATGGGCGAAAGAAGAATTGGCGAAGCTGCGCCGCACCGTGCGGAGTTGCCAGCTGGCCACGGTTTCCGTGCGTGGAAAGCCGCTTTCGAGTTACGCTCCCGTATACGTCGACGCGGACGGCGACTTTTTCGTCTACGTCAGCGCTATGGCCAAGCACTACGTTCACCTCAAGAAGTCGGGCCGCGCGAGTGTGAGCCTTATAGAGGACGAGTCGCTTGCCGAGGAGCTTTTTGCTCGCAAGCGGGTAACGGCGGAATGTGTCGCGACGCTTGTCCCGCGAGACTCCGAAGAATGGATACAAGGCATGGAAGGACTTGAGCGGAGGCATGGCGAAACGGTTGGCTTTTTAAGGGGCTTGCTCGATTTCGACCTGTTTCGCTTATCGCCGACTGAGGGGCGTCTCGTGCTAGGATTTGGTAAAGCGTATCGCGTGTTTGGTCACGGGCTATCGGAGGTCGCATACCTCGGCGGAGGCGGGCACAAGAGCTCCAAGTAG
- a CDS encoding class I SAM-dependent methyltransferase produces MLNAEIKKFISENSKKRPEELALMANRFPELPMAFIAQQVKGRERTRSKLPSWHENQDVVFPKSLALEQCTSERVARFRAELVSGGSAAFDMTGGFGVDGRFLAEKFSRYHYHEQDGELAEIAAHNFAVFGLRERVTVRNRDGLEALRDHQGELDLVFVDPARRDNRSFRVSALESCEPNVQEHWDFLLSRAGRVALKTSPGLDVTSVLADLKCVESVHVVSVENDCKELFVLARQGFVGEAKIHCVNLRKGGGVDQLSFYLSEEKEAEGDFAPPGRYLLEPNASIMKAGGFKAVSNKWNVKALNPRTRLYGCDQVPEEFQGRVFEIIEDVPIGGKDCKRLFPKKKAHVISRNSGMTAEELRKKLGLKEGGELFAIGAAVTGIGRRLYACRLVRN; encoded by the coding sequence ATGTTGAACGCCGAGATCAAGAAATTCATATCCGAGAATTCCAAGAAGCGGCCGGAGGAGCTGGCTTTGATGGCGAACCGCTTTCCGGAACTTCCGATGGCGTTCATTGCCCAGCAGGTCAAAGGCAGGGAACGCACGCGTTCCAAGCTGCCCAGTTGGCACGAAAACCAAGATGTCGTATTTCCCAAATCCCTAGCCTTGGAGCAGTGCACTTCTGAGCGAGTCGCTCGATTTCGCGCGGAACTGGTTTCGGGCGGCTCTGCCGCCTTTGACATGACGGGTGGCTTTGGAGTGGACGGGCGTTTCCTGGCGGAAAAGTTCAGCCGCTACCACTACCACGAGCAAGACGGCGAGCTTGCCGAAATCGCCGCGCACAACTTCGCGGTGTTTGGCTTGCGGGAGAGGGTTACGGTGAGGAACCGTGACGGCTTGGAGGCGCTGAGGGATCACCAAGGTGAGTTGGATTTGGTTTTCGTTGATCCAGCCCGTCGGGACAATCGCAGTTTCAGGGTTTCAGCACTGGAGTCGTGCGAACCGAACGTGCAGGAGCATTGGGATTTTTTGCTTTCTCGCGCTGGGCGGGTGGCGCTCAAGACTTCGCCCGGTCTAGATGTGACGAGTGTCTTGGCTGACTTGAAATGCGTGGAGTCGGTCCATGTGGTTTCGGTCGAGAATGACTGCAAGGAGCTGTTCGTGCTCGCTCGGCAAGGCTTCGTTGGAGAAGCGAAGATTCATTGCGTCAACCTGCGCAAGGGGGGTGGCGTCGACCAGCTGTCGTTTTATTTGTCGGAAGAAAAGGAGGCGGAAGGTGACTTCGCTCCTCCGGGCAGGTATTTGTTGGAGCCAAACGCTTCGATCATGAAGGCGGGAGGCTTCAAAGCTGTATCCAACAAATGGAACGTGAAGGCTTTGAATCCGCGTACGCGACTCTACGGCTGCGATCAAGTCCCTGAGGAATTTCAAGGCCGAGTGTTTGAGATCATCGAGGACGTGCCGATCGGTGGCAAGGACTGCAAGCGGCTCTTCCCGAAGAAGAAGGCGCACGTCATTTCAAGGAATAGCGGCATGACTGCAGAGGAGTTGCGCAAAAAACTCGGACTAAAAGAAGGAGGCGAGCTGTTCGCAATCGGCGCGGCGGTGACCGGAATAGGGCGGCGTCTCTACGCCTGCAGGCTCGTTCGAAACTGA
- a CDS encoding SGNH/GDSL hydrolase family protein, with translation MRFSRHIFAYSILALALAASLAGNYFLFEKAKLFYAREAQVRIEPISDRYAEENAMVRSQAKTKPRIVMFGESRCGMWRAYPARNWGDVEIINRGIGGETTPQIMRRLEDDVLSLDPDLVILQMGDNDLKTMAVLPGTKSKTIELTYENITSIAKRISDRGIQVIVTTIFPPAPIEILRTPLWSDEVNESIDLVNRRLISFSYPRVQVADCDPILRQGKYIKPEYSIDTLHLKQAGYEALNSGLEDLVKSSLAKSQSR, from the coding sequence ATGAGGTTTTCACGTCACATATTCGCCTACTCGATCCTAGCGCTAGCCCTCGCTGCTTCGCTTGCGGGAAACTATTTCCTCTTTGAAAAGGCGAAGCTGTTCTACGCGAGGGAAGCCCAAGTCCGCATCGAGCCGATCAGCGATCGCTACGCCGAAGAGAACGCGATGGTGCGTTCGCAAGCGAAAACCAAGCCGCGGATCGTAATGTTTGGCGAGTCTCGCTGCGGAATGTGGAGAGCCTATCCCGCCCGAAACTGGGGAGACGTGGAAATCATCAACCGCGGCATTGGCGGAGAAACAACCCCGCAGATCATGCGACGCCTGGAGGACGACGTCCTCTCGCTCGACCCCGACCTGGTCATCCTGCAAATGGGCGACAACGATTTGAAAACCATGGCGGTGCTGCCGGGAACCAAGTCGAAGACGATCGAGCTCACCTACGAAAACATCACATCCATCGCAAAACGGATAAGCGACCGAGGTATCCAAGTAATCGTTACGACGATTTTTCCGCCGGCTCCCATCGAGATCCTGAGGACACCTCTCTGGTCAGACGAGGTGAACGAATCGATCGACCTGGTTAATCGACGCTTGATTTCCTTTTCTTACCCTCGGGTTCAGGTAGCCGACTGCGACCCCATCTTGCGACAGGGGAAATACATCAAACCCGAGTATTCCATCGACACCCTGCATCTGAAGCAAGCTGGCTACGAGGCCCTCAATTCAGGACTTGAGGATCTTGTTAAGTCATCTTTGGCGAAATCGCAGTCCCGCTAG